The Campylobacter sp. CN_NE2 genome contains a region encoding:
- the ilvA gene encoding threonine ammonia-lyase, producing the protein MVDLNKIVQAKRTISGFVNKTPFALSPKMSKAYEAEIYLKNENLQKTGAYKIRGAFNKIAHLSEEEKAKGVICASAGNHAQGVAISAKHFGVRAVIIMPEATPLLKVSGTKALGGEVILKGDNFDEAYAYALEYAKEQGLTFVHPFDDEFVQAGQGTIALEMLEDVADLEYLVVPVGGGGLVSGVASCAKQINPDIKIIAVSAKGAPAMYESFKKKEAINSKSVRTIADGISVRDTSKITLKTILECVDEFVQVDDEEIASAILYLLEEQKIIVEGAGAVGVAALMNAKFNYPKNAKIGIVLSGGNIDVQMLNIIIEKGLIKSHRKMTIIVTLVDKPGALMNLTEILRKANANIVKIDYDRFSTKLDYGDAAITITLETKGKDHQEDIAYALKNAGYDFKEIL; encoded by the coding sequence ATGGTTGATTTAAACAAAATAGTTCAGGCAAAACGCACTATTTCGGGCTTTGTAAATAAAACGCCTTTTGCGTTATCGCCAAAAATGAGCAAAGCTTACGAAGCAGAAATTTATCTAAAAAATGAAAATTTGCAAAAAACGGGAGCTTACAAAATTCGTGGTGCTTTTAATAAAATCGCTCATCTTAGCGAAGAAGAAAAAGCTAAGGGTGTAATTTGTGCCAGTGCCGGAAATCACGCACAAGGCGTTGCCATTTCGGCAAAACATTTTGGCGTCAGAGCCGTCATCATCATGCCAGAAGCCACTCCGCTTTTAAAAGTAAGTGGCACAAAGGCTCTTGGCGGCGAAGTCATCTTAAAAGGCGATAATTTCGACGAAGCTTACGCCTATGCGCTAGAATACGCAAAAGAGCAAGGGCTAACTTTTGTTCATCCATTTGATGACGAATTTGTCCAAGCAGGTCAAGGCACAATCGCACTTGAAATGCTTGAAGATGTTGCTGATTTGGAGTATTTGGTTGTGCCTGTGGGCGGCGGCGGACTAGTAAGCGGCGTTGCAAGTTGCGCTAAACAGATAAATCCTGATATAAAAATCATCGCCGTTAGCGCAAAAGGCGCCCCTGCAATGTATGAAAGTTTCAAGAAAAAAGAAGCAATAAATTCAAAAAGCGTTCGCACGATCGCCGATGGAATTTCCGTGCGAGACACAAGCAAAATCACGCTAAAAACGATATTAGAGTGCGTTGATGAATTTGTGCAAGTCGATGATGAAGAGATAGCTAGTGCGATTTTATATCTGCTTGAAGAGCAAAAAATCATCGTCGAAGGTGCAGGTGCTGTGGGAGTGGCTGCCTTGATGAACGCTAAATTTAACTACCCAAAAAACGCAAAAATCGGCATAGTGCTAAGCGGCGGAAATATTGATGTGCAAATGCTAAATATCATCATCGAAAAAGGTCTAATCAAATCGCATCGCAAAATGACAATTATCGTAACGCTTGTGGATAAACCAGGAGCTTTGATGAATTTAACCGAAATCTTACGAAAAGCAAACGCAAATATTGTTAAAATCGATTATGATAGATTTTCAACTAAGCTTGATTACGGCGATGCTGCTATAACTATCACGCTAGAAACCAAAGGCAAAGATCACCAAGAAGACATTGCTTATGCGCTTAAAAATGCGGGATATGATTTTAAAGAGATTTTGTAA
- the trmA gene encoding tRNA (uridine(54)-C5)-methyltransferase TrmA: MNCEHFGICGSCTLNLPYSEQILHKKEQIRSLFSEFYKGEFEFFSSPEQNYRSRAEFGLYHDGDELNFAMNSLDKEKVIIKNCHIVEPKIANLMNEILPKIKENRNLKSKIFGIEFVASKHDLMAILLYHKDIFEIKNDLENLANLLKIKLIARSRGKKLVFGGENLFDEFEIKGKIYRYTYEATAFSQPNRSVNEKMISWAKSCVRDGRDFLEMYCGHGNFTIPLSENFKSVLATEISKNSIKNALKNCEINGVKNIKFVRISSEDLMSAFKNEREFRRLKEQNINLNEFDFSHILVDPPRAGLDESVLKFIKNYENIIYISCNPQTLYQNLQSLCDTHKIAKFAIFDQFAHTEHIECGVLLERIKK; the protein is encoded by the coding sequence TTGAACTGCGAACATTTTGGAATTTGTGGTAGTTGCACACTAAATTTGCCTTATAGTGAGCAAATTTTGCATAAAAAAGAGCAAATTCGCTCACTTTTTAGTGAATTTTATAAAGGTGAGTTTGAATTTTTTTCTTCGCCTGAGCAAAACTATCGAAGCAGAGCTGAGTTTGGACTATATCATGACGGCGACGAGCTAAATTTTGCTATGAATTCGCTAGACAAAGAAAAAGTTATCATTAAAAATTGCCACATAGTCGAGCCAAAAATCGCAAATTTGATGAACGAAATTTTGCCAAAGATAAAAGAAAATCGTAATCTAAAAAGCAAAATTTTTGGCATAGAATTTGTTGCTTCAAAGCATGATTTAATGGCGATTTTGCTTTATCATAAAGATATTTTTGAAATCAAAAATGATTTAGAAAATTTAGCAAATTTGCTAAAAATCAAACTAATCGCAAGAAGTCGCGGTAAAAAGCTAGTTTTTGGCGGCGAAAATTTATTCGACGAATTTGAAATAAAAGGCAAAATTTATCGCTACACATACGAAGCTACGGCATTTTCGCAACCAAATAGAAGCGTAAATGAAAAAATGATCTCTTGGGCAAAAAGTTGTGTGAGAGATGGGCGAGATTTTTTGGAAATGTATTGCGGACATGGAAATTTCACAATCCCGTTAAGTGAGAATTTTAAAAGCGTTCTAGCGACCGAAATCAGTAAAAATTCAATCAAAAACGCCCTAAAAAACTGCGAAATAAACGGCGTAAAAAATATTAAATTCGTGCGAATTTCAAGCGAAGATTTAATGAGCGCATTTAAAAACGAACGCGAATTTCGCCGTTTAAAAGAGCAAAATATAAATTTAAACGAATTTGATTTTTCGCATATTTTAGTCGATCCGCCACGCGCCGGGCTTGATGAAAGTGTGCTTAAATTTATTAAAAATTACGAAAATATCATTTACATTTCGTGTAATCCACAAACGCTTTATCAAAATTTGCAATCGCTTTGCGATACGCATAAAATCGCTAAATTTGCGATTTTTGATCAGTTTGCACACACCGAGCATATCGAGTGCGGAGTTTTGCTAGAAAGGATAAAAAAATGA
- a CDS encoding YceI family protein — protein MRNIILALCVLALIAGGGYYFTKSNDNKPTANSSSQSVSKSSPIDEKPMVTLNKQEPVQPSAPVEQKPEPTQESAPATQNQAPENQADKPVQNQNKQSTQNTESQAAPANAEQANAQNQANQNANVAAEQPATQTDEAAKEEPKADVKGIEIDPSGARINFLSYKMPNKMKVPETGTPATFKTVEFNFANQSGSVAEILTNSTAKIDLSSIDTNKNAIRDNNVKNKFFAHLASQEVSGKITGVKGDDTSGDLTLSLNFNGIEKEVPLKYEVKDGKLTATGEIDLVEGNLFNTAEAFEKFASEPVIQGLHGKKSWSDIQIGFEVPVK, from the coding sequence ATGAGAAATATTATTTTGGCACTTTGCGTTTTGGCTTTGATAGCCGGTGGCGGTTATTATTTTACCAAATCCAATGACAACAAACCAACAGCTAATTCATCTAGTCAAAGCGTAAGCAAGAGCAGTCCGATAGATGAAAAACCTATGGTTACGCTAAATAAGCAAGAACCCGTTCAACCTAGTGCGCCGGTAGAGCAAAAACCTGAACCAACACAAGAGTCTGCACCTGCTACGCAAAATCAAGCACCTGAAAATCAAGCAGACAAGCCGGTTCAAAATCAAAATAAACAATCTACACAAAACACAGAAAGCCAAGCAGCTCCTGCAAATGCAGAACAAGCAAACGCTCAAAATCAAGCCAATCAAAACGCCAATGTTGCAGCAGAACAACCTGCAACACAAACTGATGAAGCAGCAAAAGAAGAGCCAAAAGCTGATGTAAAAGGTATTGAAATCGATCCAAGTGGCGCTAGAATCAACTTTTTAAGCTATAAAATGCCAAATAAAATGAAAGTTCCGGAAACAGGCACTCCTGCTACATTTAAAACCGTGGAATTTAATTTTGCTAACCAAAGCGGAAGCGTTGCTGAAATTTTAACAAATTCGACAGCAAAAATTGATTTAAGTTCTATCGATACAAATAAAAATGCTATTCGCGATAACAATGTTAAAAATAAATTTTTTGCTCACCTTGCTTCGCAAGAAGTAAGTGGAAAAATAACAGGTGTTAAAGGCGATGATACAAGCGGAGATTTAACTTTAAGTCTAAATTTCAACGGTATTGAAAAAGAAGTTCCACTTAAATATGAAGTAAAAGACGGCAAACTAACAGCCACAGGCGAAATCGATTTGGTCGAAGGAAATTTGTTTAACACGGCAGAAGCTTTTGAAAAATTTGCTTCTGAACCAGTTATACAAGGTTTGCATGGCAAAAAAAGCTGGTCAGATATACAAATCGGCTTTGAAGTGCCTGTAAAATAA
- a CDS encoding CoA-binding protein: protein MIEEILKNAKNIAIVGLSPDEEKDSNRVAKYLISQNLNIFPIYPKFDEILGRKVYRNLKEINDKIDIVVMFRKGEFANELISDVIAQGANTLWLQLGIFNDEAGKIAENNGINFVQNKCIMVEYKNLKGWK, encoded by the coding sequence ATGATAGAAGAAATTTTAAAAAATGCCAAAAATATCGCTATCGTGGGACTTAGCCCTGATGAAGAAAAAGATAGCAATCGCGTGGCAAAATATTTAATTTCGCAAAATTTAAATATTTTTCCGATTTATCCTAAATTTGATGAAATTTTAGGTCGTAAAGTTTATAGAAATTTAAAAGAAATTAATGATAAAATTGACATTGTCGTTATGTTTAGAAAAGGCGAATTTGCAAATGAGTTGATAAGCGATGTCATCGCGCAAGGTGCAAATACGCTTTGGTTACAGCTTGGCATTTTTAACGACGAAGCAGGAAAAATCGCCGAAAATAACGGCATAAATTTCGTTCAAAACAAGTGCATAATGGTAGAATATAAAAATTTGAAAGGTTGGAAATAA
- a CDS encoding DUF4230 domain-containing protein, with translation MDFFLLIANVILIAGIVYFAFFKDKKSEKLQKNEVTNSLLELKNIGELSVFRIYSKEIVTSTSKAFDDDFLGKILNFPMTEKKIAVIFEFEIDFIYDLLSPEFKISPLGDDKYDILMPPCKYKVYMENIKFYDEQEAKFMPFFLPEFISSKLTGKFSAEEKNSLIKKAQDEAKNLSLKIINDLGGKIHKSATDTLEAIARSFGAKELIFKFQDKTIDRIDVQNGEIAIVNTTQKQIE, from the coding sequence ATGGATTTTTTCTTACTTATTGCTAATGTTATTTTGATCGCAGGTATTGTTTATTTCGCTTTTTTCAAAGACAAAAAAAGCGAAAAACTACAAAAAAACGAAGTTACAAATAGTCTTTTAGAACTTAAAAACATAGGCGAACTTAGTGTTTTTAGAATTTATTCAAAAGAGATAGTAACAAGCACTTCAAAGGCATTTGACGACGATTTTTTGGGAAAAATTCTAAATTTTCCTATGACAGAGAAAAAAATCGCCGTAATTTTTGAATTTGAAATAGATTTTATATATGATTTGCTAAGTCCCGAGTTTAAAATTTCGCCTTTGGGAGACGATAAATACGACATTTTAATGCCGCCTTGCAAATATAAAGTTTATATGGAAAATATCAAATTTTACGACGAGCAAGAAGCAAAATTTATGCCATTTTTCTTGCCTGAATTCATTAGTTCTAAATTAACCGGCAAATTTAGCGCAGAAGAAAAAAACTCGCTCATCAAAAAAGCGCAAGATGAAGCAAAAAATTTATCACTTAAAATCATAAACGATCTTGGCGGAAAAATTCATAAATCTGCCACAGATACACTTGAAGCCATAGCAAGAAGCTTTGGTGCAAAAGAGTTGATTTTTAAATTCCAAGATAAAACTATCGATAGAATTGATGTGCAAAATGGCGAAATCGCCATTGTAAATACAACACAAAAGCAAATCGAATAA